A genomic window from Triticum urartu cultivar G1812 chromosome 7, Tu2.1, whole genome shotgun sequence includes:
- the LOC125521261 gene encoding uncharacterized protein LOC125521261, with protein MASLASAARVCKRWGRVASDPAVFRRFGSLRRPPLVGVLVTDRGREKFPLYCSDICFIKAPSRNNPELASAAASGDFYFMHHPDVDDDDEWRLCGCDGGFLLFSLGRYSTDLAVYDPIDRTAVFFKPPHDFRPFRYAIVADEADASFLVIAIQPDPWGDDASVVFSSRTRSWAENGSVRYRFAWPHTDGIAAGRFAYWRSNTKKDCYCEAKEEILVVDTATMAWSYMTAPVAVGESYCVAHMAEHGWLCIVSSKEQRVLLWVRDANGGWVVKKEVSLLNQFPYLKKLRRDQWMKRVRILAMRAGYVYMEFWSIRKTDSYLLVLNLNTVKLEMFLNNGLNNEGKPYRGPAFPFFLRMAHLPAADDDEKLQDA; from the coding sequence ATGGCGTCGCTCGCCAGCGCCGCCCGCGTCTGCAAGCGCTGGGGCCGCGTGGCCTCCGACCCGGCCGTCTTCCGCCGCTTCGGCTCCCTCCGCAGGCCCCCGCTCGTCGGCGTCCTCGTCACCGACCGCGGCCGCGAGAAGTTCCCCCTCTACTGCTCTGATATCTGCTTCATCAAGGCCCCCTCGCGCAACAACCCCGAGCTGGCCTCCGCCGCGGCGAGCGGCGACTTCTACTTCATGCACCACCCCGAcgtcgacgacgacgacgagtGGCGCCTCTGCGGCTGCGACGGCGgcttcctcctcttctccctcgGCCGCTACAGCACGGACCTCGCCGTGTACGACCCCATCGACCGGACCGCCGTCTTCTTCAAGCCGCCCCACGACTTCCGCCCGTTCCGCTACGCCATCGTCGCCGACGAGGCCGACGCCTCGTTCCTGGTCATCGCCATACAGCCCGACCCCTGGGGCGACGACGCCTCGGTCGTCTTCTCCTCCCGCACCCGCAGCTGGGCCGAGAACGGCTCGGTGCGCTACAGATTTGCCTGGCCCCACACCGACGGCATTGCCGCCGGGCGGTTCGCCTACTGGCGGTCCAACACCAAGAAGGACTGTTATTGCGAAGCGAAGGAGGAGATATTGGTGGTTGACACGGCAACCATGGCGTGGTCGTACATGACTGCGCCGGTCGCGGTCGGGGAATCGTACTGCGTGGCGCACATGGCGGAGCACGGCTGGCTGTGCATCGTGTCCAGCAAGGAGCAACGCGTGCTGCTCTGGGTCCGTGATGCCAACGGTGGATGGGTGGTCAAGAAGGAGGTCTCGCTGTTGAATCAGTTTCCATATCTGAAGAAGCTTCGTCGTGATCAGTGGATGAAGAGGGTGCGCATCCTGGCAATGAGGGCTGGCTATGTGTACATGGAGTTCTGGTCCATAAGGAAGACCGACTCCTATCTTCTTGTGCTCAATCTCAACACCGTCAAGCTGGAAATGTTTCTCAACAATGGGCTCAACAATGAGGGCAAGCCTTACAGAGGTCCTGCTTTTCCGTTCTTCTTACGGATGGCACATCTGCCTGCCGCAGATGATGACGAGAAGCTTCAAGATGCTTGA
- the LOC125521532 gene encoding probable LRR receptor-like serine/threonine-protein kinase At1g06840 isoform X1: MKIMDFMWNSIGGSIPKEVGNITSLELLLLNGNQLTGPLPEEIGFLPNLNRIQIDQNHISGSIPKSFANLNKTEHFHMNNNSLSGQIPPELSRLPSLVHLLLDNNNLSGYLPPELSQLPKLLIVQLDNNNFSGSSIPSSYGNITTLLKLNLRNCSLEGPALDASGIPQLGYLDISWNQLTGRIPSGKLASNITTIDLSHNRLNGSIPGSFSGLPNLQRLSMDNNNLDGSVPSDVWQNIDFSGNRSLILDFHNNALTNLSNPLTPPANVTILLSGNPICTSQNQLNISQYCQSISVVVPGGSTNNNTLCPPCSTDLPYENILRSPISCLCAIPLYVDYRLKSPGFWDFVPYEAEFQYYLSSGLSLSSYQLEVSTFMWEEGPRLMNLKLFPNNTALFNSGEVLRLRDMFTGWLITDSDIFGPYELIDFIPGWYENVLPRRTKSSLSTGATVGIVIAAFAAAAILSSLITLIILRRRSSQISKRRIAKRIQMKIEGVKDLTFEELSKCTSNFSDSALIGQGGYGKVYRGVLADGTGAAVKRTQQGSLQGSEEFFTEIELLSRLHHRNLVSLVGYCDEDNEQMLVYEYMPNGTLRDHLSAKAKEALSFPMRLRIALGSSRGILYLHTEADPPIYHRDIKTSNILLDSKFVAKVADFGLSRLAPLPEMEGVAPGHVSTVVKGTPGYLDPEYFLTHNLTDKSDVYSLGVVFLELLTGMQPISHGKNLVREVVTANQSGMILPVVDTRMGPCPWECVERFAALGLRCCRDETDARPSMTEVVRELEMIWQMALETDSVPLELESESVSMDPSRTGTQLSSSSAGGSMMAYQYMPSPDVSGSNLLSGVVPSTNPR, translated from the exons ATGAAAATAAT GGATTTTATGTGGAACTCAATTGGTGGGAGCATTCCTAAGGAGGTTGGCAACATTACTTCTCTGGAACTATT GCTCTTAAATGGGAACCAGTTGACTGGTCCTTTACCAGAGGAAATTGGCTTCCTTCCTAATTTGAATAGGATTCAGATTGATCAGAACCATATATCAGGATCCATACCTAAATCATTCGCTAACCTGAACAAAACCGAGCACTT TCACATGAACAATAATTCGTTGAGTGGTCAAATTCCACCTGAACTGTCCAGATTACCTTCACTTGTTCATCT ATTGTTGGATAACAACAACTTATCGGGCTATCTTCCTCCAGAATTATCACAGCTACCAAAACTGCTCATTGT CCAGCTAGACAATAACAACTTCTCAGGAAGTTCAATTCCTTCATCTTATGGCAATATCACAACACTTCTGAAATT GAATTTGAGAAACTGCAGCTTGGAAGGCCCCGCTCTTGATGCCAGTGGAATACCGCAACTTGGCTACTT GGATATTAGTTGGAATCAGTTGACGGGTCGTATACCATCTGGCAAACTAGCGAGCAACATAACTACAAT AGATCTTTCCCACAATCGTCTTAACGGTTCTATTCCTGGAAGTTTCTCCGGCCTTCCTAATCTCCAAAGATT GTCAATGGATAATAATAACTTGGATGGTTCTGTTCCATCTGATGTCTGGCAAAATATTGATTTCAGTGGAAATAGAAGCCTGATATT GGATTTCCATAACAACGCTCTCACGAATCTATCGAATCCTCTTACACCCCCTGCGAATGTTACCATCCT GTTATCTGGAAACCCCATATGCACATCGCAAAATCAACTGAATATATCTCAGTATTGTCAATCAATTTCAGTTGTTGTTCCTGGAGGTTCCACAAATAACAATACACTTTGTCCACCATGCTCAACCGACCTTCCTTACGAAAACATACTAAGGTCACCAATCTCATGCTTATGTGCTATTCCACTTTACGTTGATTACCGGCTGAAGAGTCCAGGATTCTGGGATTTTGTTCCGTACGAAGCTGAATTTCAATACTACTTGTCATCTGGTCTTTCATTGTCCTCGTATCAATTGGAAGTCTCTACTTTTATGTGGGAAGAAGGCCCGAGGTTGATGAACCTGAAGCTTTTCCCAAACAACACTGCGTTGTTTAACTCTGGTGAAGTGCTGAGACTGAGAGACATGTTCACAGGGTGGCTCATCACGGACTCGGATATATTTGGGCCCTATGAGCTTATCGACTTCATCCCAGGGTGGTACGAAAATG TACTACCGCGTCGTACAAAGTCCAGTCTCAGTACAGGTGCCACTGTTGGTATTGTCATCGCAGCATTTGCTGCAGCAGCAATTCTTTCATCCCTCATTACTCTCATCATATTGAGAAGGCGTTCAAGTCAAATTTCAAAGAGACGCATTG CGAAAAGAATTCAGATGAAAATTGAGGGCGTAAAAGACCTCACTTTTGAAGAATTATCAAAGTGTACAAGCAATTTTAGTGACTCGGCACTAATTGGTCAAGGAGGGTACGGAAAAGTATACAGGGGGGTTCTGGCTGATGGAACAGGAGCTGCAGTAAAACGTACACAACAGGGATCTCTTCAGGGTTCAGAGGAGTTCTTCACAGAGATAGAATTGTTGTCCAGGCTGCACCACCGAAACCTGGTTTCTTTGGTTGGTTATTGCGACGAAGATAATGAGCAG ATGCTGGTGTATGAGTATATGCCAAATGGTACTCTACGTGATCATCTTTCAG CTAAAGCTAAAGAAGCTCTAAGTTTTCCCATGAGGTTACGAATTGCACTGGGATCATCACGAGGGATCCTCTATTTGCACACGGAAGCTGACCCTCCGATATATCATCGTGACATCAAGACTAGCAACATTTTATTGGACTCGAAGTTTGTAGCAAAGGTTGCTGATTTTGGTCTCTCGAGGCTTGCCCCACTGCCGGAAATGGAGGGGGTTGCCCCTGGTCATGTGTCCACTGTCGTAAAGGGTACCCCG GGTTATCTTGATCCGGAGTATTTCCTCACGCATAATCTGACGGACAAGAGCGACGTGTACAGCCTCGGTGTTGTTTTTCTGGAACTGCTGACAGGGATGCAGCCCATTTCTCATGGTAAAAACCTGGTCAGAGAG GTTGTGACGGCGAACCAGTCAGGGATGATACTGCCGGTGGTTGACACGCGGATGGGACCGTGCCCATGGGAGTGCGTGGAGAGGTTCGCGGCACTGGGGCTGCGGTGCTGCCGGGACGAGACGGATGCGAGGCCGTCCATGACGGAGGTGGTGCGGGAGCTGGAGATGATATGGCAGATGGCGCTAGAGACAGATAGCGTGccgttggagttggagtcggagtcGGTGTCCATGGACCCCAGCCGCACAGGCACGCAGCTGTCGTCGTCGTCCGCCggggggtcgatgatggcctacCAGTACATGCCGTCGCCGGACGTCTCCGGCAGCAACCTGCTCAGCGGCGTGGTGCCCAGCACCAACCCTCGCTGA
- the LOC125521532 gene encoding probable LRR receptor-like serine/threonine-protein kinase At1g06840 isoform X2, whose product MKIMDFMWNSIGGSIPKEVGNITSLELLLLNGNQLTGPLPEEIGFLPNLNRIQIDQNHISGSIPKSFANLNKTEHFHMNNNSLSGQIPPELSRLPSLVHLLLDNNNLSGYLPPELSQLPKLLIVQLDNNNFSGSSIPSSYGNITTLLKLDISWNQLTGRIPSGKLASNITTIDLSHNRLNGSIPGSFSGLPNLQRLSMDNNNLDGSVPSDVWQNIDFSGNRSLILDFHNNALTNLSNPLTPPANVTILLSGNPICTSQNQLNISQYCQSISVVVPGGSTNNNTLCPPCSTDLPYENILRSPISCLCAIPLYVDYRLKSPGFWDFVPYEAEFQYYLSSGLSLSSYQLEVSTFMWEEGPRLMNLKLFPNNTALFNSGEVLRLRDMFTGWLITDSDIFGPYELIDFIPGWYENVLPRRTKSSLSTGATVGIVIAAFAAAAILSSLITLIILRRRSSQISKRRIAKRIQMKIEGVKDLTFEELSKCTSNFSDSALIGQGGYGKVYRGVLADGTGAAVKRTQQGSLQGSEEFFTEIELLSRLHHRNLVSLVGYCDEDNEQMLVYEYMPNGTLRDHLSAKAKEALSFPMRLRIALGSSRGILYLHTEADPPIYHRDIKTSNILLDSKFVAKVADFGLSRLAPLPEMEGVAPGHVSTVVKGTPGYLDPEYFLTHNLTDKSDVYSLGVVFLELLTGMQPISHGKNLVREVVTANQSGMILPVVDTRMGPCPWECVERFAALGLRCCRDETDARPSMTEVVRELEMIWQMALETDSVPLELESESVSMDPSRTGTQLSSSSAGGSMMAYQYMPSPDVSGSNLLSGVVPSTNPR is encoded by the exons ATGAAAATAAT GGATTTTATGTGGAACTCAATTGGTGGGAGCATTCCTAAGGAGGTTGGCAACATTACTTCTCTGGAACTATT GCTCTTAAATGGGAACCAGTTGACTGGTCCTTTACCAGAGGAAATTGGCTTCCTTCCTAATTTGAATAGGATTCAGATTGATCAGAACCATATATCAGGATCCATACCTAAATCATTCGCTAACCTGAACAAAACCGAGCACTT TCACATGAACAATAATTCGTTGAGTGGTCAAATTCCACCTGAACTGTCCAGATTACCTTCACTTGTTCATCT ATTGTTGGATAACAACAACTTATCGGGCTATCTTCCTCCAGAATTATCACAGCTACCAAAACTGCTCATTGT CCAGCTAGACAATAACAACTTCTCAGGAAGTTCAATTCCTTCATCTTATGGCAATATCACAACACTTCTGAAATT GGATATTAGTTGGAATCAGTTGACGGGTCGTATACCATCTGGCAAACTAGCGAGCAACATAACTACAAT AGATCTTTCCCACAATCGTCTTAACGGTTCTATTCCTGGAAGTTTCTCCGGCCTTCCTAATCTCCAAAGATT GTCAATGGATAATAATAACTTGGATGGTTCTGTTCCATCTGATGTCTGGCAAAATATTGATTTCAGTGGAAATAGAAGCCTGATATT GGATTTCCATAACAACGCTCTCACGAATCTATCGAATCCTCTTACACCCCCTGCGAATGTTACCATCCT GTTATCTGGAAACCCCATATGCACATCGCAAAATCAACTGAATATATCTCAGTATTGTCAATCAATTTCAGTTGTTGTTCCTGGAGGTTCCACAAATAACAATACACTTTGTCCACCATGCTCAACCGACCTTCCTTACGAAAACATACTAAGGTCACCAATCTCATGCTTATGTGCTATTCCACTTTACGTTGATTACCGGCTGAAGAGTCCAGGATTCTGGGATTTTGTTCCGTACGAAGCTGAATTTCAATACTACTTGTCATCTGGTCTTTCATTGTCCTCGTATCAATTGGAAGTCTCTACTTTTATGTGGGAAGAAGGCCCGAGGTTGATGAACCTGAAGCTTTTCCCAAACAACACTGCGTTGTTTAACTCTGGTGAAGTGCTGAGACTGAGAGACATGTTCACAGGGTGGCTCATCACGGACTCGGATATATTTGGGCCCTATGAGCTTATCGACTTCATCCCAGGGTGGTACGAAAATG TACTACCGCGTCGTACAAAGTCCAGTCTCAGTACAGGTGCCACTGTTGGTATTGTCATCGCAGCATTTGCTGCAGCAGCAATTCTTTCATCCCTCATTACTCTCATCATATTGAGAAGGCGTTCAAGTCAAATTTCAAAGAGACGCATTG CGAAAAGAATTCAGATGAAAATTGAGGGCGTAAAAGACCTCACTTTTGAAGAATTATCAAAGTGTACAAGCAATTTTAGTGACTCGGCACTAATTGGTCAAGGAGGGTACGGAAAAGTATACAGGGGGGTTCTGGCTGATGGAACAGGAGCTGCAGTAAAACGTACACAACAGGGATCTCTTCAGGGTTCAGAGGAGTTCTTCACAGAGATAGAATTGTTGTCCAGGCTGCACCACCGAAACCTGGTTTCTTTGGTTGGTTATTGCGACGAAGATAATGAGCAG ATGCTGGTGTATGAGTATATGCCAAATGGTACTCTACGTGATCATCTTTCAG CTAAAGCTAAAGAAGCTCTAAGTTTTCCCATGAGGTTACGAATTGCACTGGGATCATCACGAGGGATCCTCTATTTGCACACGGAAGCTGACCCTCCGATATATCATCGTGACATCAAGACTAGCAACATTTTATTGGACTCGAAGTTTGTAGCAAAGGTTGCTGATTTTGGTCTCTCGAGGCTTGCCCCACTGCCGGAAATGGAGGGGGTTGCCCCTGGTCATGTGTCCACTGTCGTAAAGGGTACCCCG GGTTATCTTGATCCGGAGTATTTCCTCACGCATAATCTGACGGACAAGAGCGACGTGTACAGCCTCGGTGTTGTTTTTCTGGAACTGCTGACAGGGATGCAGCCCATTTCTCATGGTAAAAACCTGGTCAGAGAG GTTGTGACGGCGAACCAGTCAGGGATGATACTGCCGGTGGTTGACACGCGGATGGGACCGTGCCCATGGGAGTGCGTGGAGAGGTTCGCGGCACTGGGGCTGCGGTGCTGCCGGGACGAGACGGATGCGAGGCCGTCCATGACGGAGGTGGTGCGGGAGCTGGAGATGATATGGCAGATGGCGCTAGAGACAGATAGCGTGccgttggagttggagtcggagtcGGTGTCCATGGACCCCAGCCGCACAGGCACGCAGCTGTCGTCGTCGTCCGCCggggggtcgatgatggcctacCAGTACATGCCGTCGCCGGACGTCTCCGGCAGCAACCTGCTCAGCGGCGTGGTGCCCAGCACCAACCCTCGCTGA
- the LOC125521532 gene encoding probable LRR receptor-like serine/threonine-protein kinase At1g06840 isoform X3 produces MKIMDFMWNSIGGSIPKEVGNITSLELLLLNGNQLTGPLPEEIGFLPNLNRIQIDQNHISGSIPKSFANLNKTEHFHMNNNSLSGQIPPELSRLPSLVHLLLDNNNLSGYLPPELSQLPKLLIVQLDNNNFSGSSIPSSYGNITTLLKLNLRNCSLEGPALDASGIPQLGYLDISWNQLTGRIPSGKLASNITTIDLSHNRLNGSIPGSFSGLPNLQRLSMDNNNLDGSVPSDVWQNIDFSGNRSLILDFHNNALTNLSNPLTPPANVTILLSGNPICTSQNQLNISQYCQSISVVVPGGSTNNNTLCPPCSTDLPYENILRSPISCLCAIPLYVDYRLKSPGFWDFVPYEAEFQYYLSSGLSLSSYQLEVSTFMWEEGPRLMNLKLFPNNTALFNSGEVLRLRDMFTGWLITDSDIFGPYELIDFIPGWYENVLPRRTKSSLSTGATVGIVIAAFAAAAILSSLITLIILRRRSSQISKRRIAKRIQMKIEGVKDLTFEELSKCTSNFSDSALIGQGGYGKVYRGVLADGTGAAVKRTQQGSLQGSEEFFTEIELLSRLHHRNLVSLVGYCDEDNEQMLVYEYMPNGTLRDHLSAKAKEALSFPMRLRIALGSSRGILYLHTEADPPIYHRDIKTSNILLDSKFVAKVADFGLSRLAPLPEMEGVAPGHVSTVVKGTPGYLDPEYFLTHNLTDKSDVYSLGVVFLELLTGMQPISHGCDGEPVRDDTAGG; encoded by the exons ATGAAAATAAT GGATTTTATGTGGAACTCAATTGGTGGGAGCATTCCTAAGGAGGTTGGCAACATTACTTCTCTGGAACTATT GCTCTTAAATGGGAACCAGTTGACTGGTCCTTTACCAGAGGAAATTGGCTTCCTTCCTAATTTGAATAGGATTCAGATTGATCAGAACCATATATCAGGATCCATACCTAAATCATTCGCTAACCTGAACAAAACCGAGCACTT TCACATGAACAATAATTCGTTGAGTGGTCAAATTCCACCTGAACTGTCCAGATTACCTTCACTTGTTCATCT ATTGTTGGATAACAACAACTTATCGGGCTATCTTCCTCCAGAATTATCACAGCTACCAAAACTGCTCATTGT CCAGCTAGACAATAACAACTTCTCAGGAAGTTCAATTCCTTCATCTTATGGCAATATCACAACACTTCTGAAATT GAATTTGAGAAACTGCAGCTTGGAAGGCCCCGCTCTTGATGCCAGTGGAATACCGCAACTTGGCTACTT GGATATTAGTTGGAATCAGTTGACGGGTCGTATACCATCTGGCAAACTAGCGAGCAACATAACTACAAT AGATCTTTCCCACAATCGTCTTAACGGTTCTATTCCTGGAAGTTTCTCCGGCCTTCCTAATCTCCAAAGATT GTCAATGGATAATAATAACTTGGATGGTTCTGTTCCATCTGATGTCTGGCAAAATATTGATTTCAGTGGAAATAGAAGCCTGATATT GGATTTCCATAACAACGCTCTCACGAATCTATCGAATCCTCTTACACCCCCTGCGAATGTTACCATCCT GTTATCTGGAAACCCCATATGCACATCGCAAAATCAACTGAATATATCTCAGTATTGTCAATCAATTTCAGTTGTTGTTCCTGGAGGTTCCACAAATAACAATACACTTTGTCCACCATGCTCAACCGACCTTCCTTACGAAAACATACTAAGGTCACCAATCTCATGCTTATGTGCTATTCCACTTTACGTTGATTACCGGCTGAAGAGTCCAGGATTCTGGGATTTTGTTCCGTACGAAGCTGAATTTCAATACTACTTGTCATCTGGTCTTTCATTGTCCTCGTATCAATTGGAAGTCTCTACTTTTATGTGGGAAGAAGGCCCGAGGTTGATGAACCTGAAGCTTTTCCCAAACAACACTGCGTTGTTTAACTCTGGTGAAGTGCTGAGACTGAGAGACATGTTCACAGGGTGGCTCATCACGGACTCGGATATATTTGGGCCCTATGAGCTTATCGACTTCATCCCAGGGTGGTACGAAAATG TACTACCGCGTCGTACAAAGTCCAGTCTCAGTACAGGTGCCACTGTTGGTATTGTCATCGCAGCATTTGCTGCAGCAGCAATTCTTTCATCCCTCATTACTCTCATCATATTGAGAAGGCGTTCAAGTCAAATTTCAAAGAGACGCATTG CGAAAAGAATTCAGATGAAAATTGAGGGCGTAAAAGACCTCACTTTTGAAGAATTATCAAAGTGTACAAGCAATTTTAGTGACTCGGCACTAATTGGTCAAGGAGGGTACGGAAAAGTATACAGGGGGGTTCTGGCTGATGGAACAGGAGCTGCAGTAAAACGTACACAACAGGGATCTCTTCAGGGTTCAGAGGAGTTCTTCACAGAGATAGAATTGTTGTCCAGGCTGCACCACCGAAACCTGGTTTCTTTGGTTGGTTATTGCGACGAAGATAATGAGCAG ATGCTGGTGTATGAGTATATGCCAAATGGTACTCTACGTGATCATCTTTCAG CTAAAGCTAAAGAAGCTCTAAGTTTTCCCATGAGGTTACGAATTGCACTGGGATCATCACGAGGGATCCTCTATTTGCACACGGAAGCTGACCCTCCGATATATCATCGTGACATCAAGACTAGCAACATTTTATTGGACTCGAAGTTTGTAGCAAAGGTTGCTGATTTTGGTCTCTCGAGGCTTGCCCCACTGCCGGAAATGGAGGGGGTTGCCCCTGGTCATGTGTCCACTGTCGTAAAGGGTACCCCG GGTTATCTTGATCCGGAGTATTTCCTCACGCATAATCTGACGGACAAGAGCGACGTGTACAGCCTCGGTGTTGTTTTTCTGGAACTGCTGACAGGGATGCAGCCCATTTCTCATG GTTGTGACGGCGAACCAGTCAGGGATGATACTGCCGGTGGTTGA
- the LOC125521532 gene encoding probable LRR receptor-like serine/threonine-protein kinase At1g06840 isoform X4, with the protein MRVSDNLIDMVYIRNLRNCSLEGPALDASGIPQLGYLDISWNQLTGRIPSGKLASNITTIDLSHNRLNGSIPGSFSGLPNLQRLSMDNNNLDGSVPSDVWQNIDFSGNRSLILDFHNNALTNLSNPLTPPANVTILLSGNPICTSQNQLNISQYCQSISVVVPGGSTNNNTLCPPCSTDLPYENILRSPISCLCAIPLYVDYRLKSPGFWDFVPYEAEFQYYLSSGLSLSSYQLEVSTFMWEEGPRLMNLKLFPNNTALFNSGEVLRLRDMFTGWLITDSDIFGPYELIDFIPGWYENVLPRRTKSSLSTGATVGIVIAAFAAAAILSSLITLIILRRRSSQISKRRIAKRIQMKIEGVKDLTFEELSKCTSNFSDSALIGQGGYGKVYRGVLADGTGAAVKRTQQGSLQGSEEFFTEIELLSRLHHRNLVSLVGYCDEDNEQMLVYEYMPNGTLRDHLSAKAKEALSFPMRLRIALGSSRGILYLHTEADPPIYHRDIKTSNILLDSKFVAKVADFGLSRLAPLPEMEGVAPGHVSTVVKGTPGYLDPEYFLTHNLTDKSDVYSLGVVFLELLTGMQPISHGKNLVREVVTANQSGMILPVVDTRMGPCPWECVERFAALGLRCCRDETDARPSMTEVVRELEMIWQMALETDSVPLELESESVSMDPSRTGTQLSSSSAGGSMMAYQYMPSPDVSGSNLLSGVVPSTNPR; encoded by the exons ATGAGAGTTTCAGATAATCTAATTGATATGGTCTACATCAGGAATTTGAGAAACTGCAGCTTGGAAGGCCCCGCTCTTGATGCCAGTGGAATACCGCAACTTGGCTACTT GGATATTAGTTGGAATCAGTTGACGGGTCGTATACCATCTGGCAAACTAGCGAGCAACATAACTACAAT AGATCTTTCCCACAATCGTCTTAACGGTTCTATTCCTGGAAGTTTCTCCGGCCTTCCTAATCTCCAAAGATT GTCAATGGATAATAATAACTTGGATGGTTCTGTTCCATCTGATGTCTGGCAAAATATTGATTTCAGTGGAAATAGAAGCCTGATATT GGATTTCCATAACAACGCTCTCACGAATCTATCGAATCCTCTTACACCCCCTGCGAATGTTACCATCCT GTTATCTGGAAACCCCATATGCACATCGCAAAATCAACTGAATATATCTCAGTATTGTCAATCAATTTCAGTTGTTGTTCCTGGAGGTTCCACAAATAACAATACACTTTGTCCACCATGCTCAACCGACCTTCCTTACGAAAACATACTAAGGTCACCAATCTCATGCTTATGTGCTATTCCACTTTACGTTGATTACCGGCTGAAGAGTCCAGGATTCTGGGATTTTGTTCCGTACGAAGCTGAATTTCAATACTACTTGTCATCTGGTCTTTCATTGTCCTCGTATCAATTGGAAGTCTCTACTTTTATGTGGGAAGAAGGCCCGAGGTTGATGAACCTGAAGCTTTTCCCAAACAACACTGCGTTGTTTAACTCTGGTGAAGTGCTGAGACTGAGAGACATGTTCACAGGGTGGCTCATCACGGACTCGGATATATTTGGGCCCTATGAGCTTATCGACTTCATCCCAGGGTGGTACGAAAATG TACTACCGCGTCGTACAAAGTCCAGTCTCAGTACAGGTGCCACTGTTGGTATTGTCATCGCAGCATTTGCTGCAGCAGCAATTCTTTCATCCCTCATTACTCTCATCATATTGAGAAGGCGTTCAAGTCAAATTTCAAAGAGACGCATTG CGAAAAGAATTCAGATGAAAATTGAGGGCGTAAAAGACCTCACTTTTGAAGAATTATCAAAGTGTACAAGCAATTTTAGTGACTCGGCACTAATTGGTCAAGGAGGGTACGGAAAAGTATACAGGGGGGTTCTGGCTGATGGAACAGGAGCTGCAGTAAAACGTACACAACAGGGATCTCTTCAGGGTTCAGAGGAGTTCTTCACAGAGATAGAATTGTTGTCCAGGCTGCACCACCGAAACCTGGTTTCTTTGGTTGGTTATTGCGACGAAGATAATGAGCAG ATGCTGGTGTATGAGTATATGCCAAATGGTACTCTACGTGATCATCTTTCAG CTAAAGCTAAAGAAGCTCTAAGTTTTCCCATGAGGTTACGAATTGCACTGGGATCATCACGAGGGATCCTCTATTTGCACACGGAAGCTGACCCTCCGATATATCATCGTGACATCAAGACTAGCAACATTTTATTGGACTCGAAGTTTGTAGCAAAGGTTGCTGATTTTGGTCTCTCGAGGCTTGCCCCACTGCCGGAAATGGAGGGGGTTGCCCCTGGTCATGTGTCCACTGTCGTAAAGGGTACCCCG GGTTATCTTGATCCGGAGTATTTCCTCACGCATAATCTGACGGACAAGAGCGACGTGTACAGCCTCGGTGTTGTTTTTCTGGAACTGCTGACAGGGATGCAGCCCATTTCTCATGGTAAAAACCTGGTCAGAGAG GTTGTGACGGCGAACCAGTCAGGGATGATACTGCCGGTGGTTGACACGCGGATGGGACCGTGCCCATGGGAGTGCGTGGAGAGGTTCGCGGCACTGGGGCTGCGGTGCTGCCGGGACGAGACGGATGCGAGGCCGTCCATGACGGAGGTGGTGCGGGAGCTGGAGATGATATGGCAGATGGCGCTAGAGACAGATAGCGTGccgttggagttggagtcggagtcGGTGTCCATGGACCCCAGCCGCACAGGCACGCAGCTGTCGTCGTCGTCCGCCggggggtcgatgatggcctacCAGTACATGCCGTCGCCGGACGTCTCCGGCAGCAACCTGCTCAGCGGCGTGGTGCCCAGCACCAACCCTCGCTGA